From the Calditrichota bacterium genome, one window contains:
- a CDS encoding NrdH-redoxin, whose product MATTQNQPKVIVFTTPTCPHCRAVKQYLRQHQIRFKDIDVSRDQRAATDMVRRTGQSGVPVVLINNRPIIGFDRAKINQMLGLRG is encoded by the coding sequence ATGGCAACCACACAAAATCAACCCAAGGTGATTGTTTTTACGACACCGACGTGCCCGCATTGCCGTGCGGTTAAACAGTATTTAAGACAACATCAAATTCGCTTCAAAGATATCGATGTTTCGAGGGATCAGCGGGCGGCTACGGATATGGTTCGCCGAACCGGCCAGAGCGGCGTTCCCGTTGTTCTCATTAATAATCGTCCCATTATTGGATTTGATCGGGCTAAGATCAATCAAATGTTGGGCTTACGTGGTTAA
- a CDS encoding DUF1858 domain-containing protein: MEKKVNKDVTIEELVVKFPESVKFLMDKGIKCIACGEPVWGTLEENAKEKGFDDQSIEKVVEELNELISSDSKKEEK; this comes from the coding sequence ATGGAAAAAAAGGTTAATAAAGACGTAACCATTGAGGAATTGGTCGTTAAGTTTCCGGAATCGGTTAAATTCCTGATGGACAAAGGCATTAAATGCATTGCTTGCGGAGAACCTGTTTGGGGCACCCTGGAAGAAAATGCAAAGGAAAAGGGATTTGATGATCAAAGCATTGAGAAGGTAGTGGAAGAATTGAATGAGTTGATTTCATCGGATTCGAAAAAGGAGGAGAAATAA
- a CDS encoding winged helix-turn-helix transcriptional regulator — protein sequence MRNSTLTKKAEILKVLGHPVRLSIICRLYDEKQNVSQLCNCLDVSQPVISQHLAVMRSCGLIEGKRQGARIIYKIKNPFARDIVRLIIE from the coding sequence TTGAGAAATAGCACATTAACAAAAAAAGCCGAAATACTTAAGGTTCTTGGACATCCGGTAAGACTGAGCATTATTTGCAGGCTCTACGACGAGAAACAAAATGTCAGCCAATTATGCAACTGCCTGGATGTTTCTCAGCCGGTTATTTCGCAGCATCTGGCCGTTATGCGGTCTTGCGGTCTGATTGAGGGAAAACGCCAGGGTGCACGGATTATCTATAAGATTAAGAATCCCTTCGCCCGGGATATTGTCCGGCTGATCATAGAATAA
- a CDS encoding HesA/MoeB/ThiF family protein encodes MIDKNNSFERWAERYDRHIRLDEIGEAGQIKLNNSRVLVVGTGGLGSPVALYLAAAGIGTLGLVDHDTVDLSNLQRQVLHSTQDIGRPKVDSAADTLSHLNPDITIRKYNDFLSREDAVQIISNYDVVVDASDNFPTRFLLNDACYLLKKPLIFAAVLEFQGQVTTFTQEPDSACYRCLFPEAPDPALAPTCAQAGVIGVLTGVIGSVQATEVIKILLDFEGKKMGKTLKNRIWTFNALTTEVEVLPIRKDSSCPLCSRENVSLDDFDYSHLCEWIHA; translated from the coding sequence ATGATTGACAAAAACAATTCATTTGAACGCTGGGCAGAACGATACGACCGCCACATCCGACTGGACGAGATTGGAGAAGCCGGACAAATCAAACTAAACAACAGCAGGGTTTTGGTGGTTGGTACGGGCGGGCTGGGCTCACCGGTTGCTTTGTATCTTGCCGCCGCGGGCATTGGAACCCTTGGGCTGGTTGACCATGATACCGTCGATTTGAGTAATCTCCAGCGGCAGGTTTTGCACAGCACACAGGACATTGGCCGACCCAAGGTGGATTCGGCAGCGGACACACTAAGCCATTTGAATCCGGACATCACGATTCGAAAATACAACGATTTCCTGTCCAGGGAGGATGCGGTCCAAATCATTTCCAATTATGATGTAGTCGTGGACGCATCCGACAATTTTCCGACACGATTTTTACTGAACGATGCCTGCTATCTGCTCAAAAAACCGCTCATTTTTGCGGCGGTTCTGGAATTTCAGGGACAGGTAACCACCTTCACCCAGGAACCCGACTCAGCCTGTTATCGGTGCTTGTTTCCTGAGGCTCCCGATCCGGCGCTGGCCCCCACCTGCGCCCAAGCCGGGGTTATCGGCGTTCTCACGGGCGTCATCGGGTCTGTCCAGGCAACAGAAGTCATTAAAATCCTCCTGGATTTCGAGGGAAAAAAAATGGGAAAAACCCTCAAGAACCGAATATGGACATTTAATGCACTAACCACCGAAGTGGAGGTTTTGCCTATTCGAAAGGACTCTTCCTGCCCTCTTTGTTCACGGGAAAATGTCTCGCTGGATGACTTCGATTATTCCCACTTGTGTGAATGGATTCACGCTTAA
- a CDS encoding aspartate-semialdehyde dehydrogenase, giving the protein MPDPKLGIVGASGLVGRTLLEVIGEHNFPFRDLRLFASEQSEGNELQVGHRSYPLRRLEPNCFAGLDLVFFVSTNQVSLDWAPEAVKSGALVIDNSKAYRMDPAVPLIVPEINGKQLFKNQGIIANPNCSTVQTVLALSPLEKAFGLERVVVSTYQSVSGSGKLALEQLRAERNGKKEDYARVYPHPIFNNCLPHIGTFLENGYTDEEMKMVHESRKILDLPDLRITATTVRVPVESSHSVSVNVELRKDFDLDSVRDLYLKTPGIILRDDPAEAVYPLAREARGHDEVFIGRIRRDFSVTHGLNLWVVADNLRKGAASNALQIAEYWLQSRH; this is encoded by the coding sequence TTGCCTGATCCAAAGCTTGGAATTGTGGGCGCCTCCGGGTTGGTGGGCCGCACCCTGCTTGAGGTGATTGGCGAACACAACTTTCCTTTTCGTGATCTTCGGCTGTTTGCCTCCGAGCAATCGGAGGGCAACGAGTTGCAGGTTGGACATCGCTCCTACCCCCTTCGACGCCTGGAACCGAACTGTTTTGCGGGACTTGATCTTGTGTTTTTTGTTTCAACCAATCAGGTGAGTCTGGACTGGGCACCGGAGGCCGTCAAATCCGGCGCACTGGTCATCGACAACAGTAAGGCGTATCGAATGGATCCGGCAGTCCCGTTGATTGTCCCTGAAATTAACGGCAAGCAGCTTTTTAAAAATCAAGGGATTATTGCCAATCCGAACTGTTCCACTGTCCAGACGGTATTGGCGCTTTCCCCATTGGAAAAGGCGTTTGGCCTGGAACGGGTTGTCGTTTCCACCTACCAGTCCGTATCGGGCAGCGGAAAATTGGCACTTGAACAATTAAGGGCCGAACGGAACGGAAAAAAGGAGGACTACGCCAGGGTTTACCCTCACCCGATTTTCAACAACTGCCTGCCGCATATCGGAACATTTCTGGAAAATGGCTACACGGACGAAGAGATGAAAATGGTGCACGAAAGCCGAAAAATCCTTGACCTGCCCGATCTTCGAATCACGGCCACTACGGTTCGTGTGCCGGTGGAAAGCAGTCACTCGGTTTCGGTAAATGTAGAATTGAGAAAAGACTTTGATTTGGACTCCGTGCGGGATCTGTACCTGAAGACCCCGGGCATTATTTTAAGAGATGATCCTGCAGAGGCCGTTTACCCGCTCGCCCGGGAGGCCCGGGGACATGATGAGGTTTTTATCGGACGTATTCGCAGAGATTTTAGCGTGACTCACGGGCTGAATCTCTGGGTTGTTGCGGACAATCTCCGAAAGGGTGCCGCTTCGAATGCACTTCAAATTGCTGAATATTGGTTACAATCGCGACACTGA
- a CDS encoding aspartate kinase yields MPVDSNNTLKNIVVQKYGGTSVGDIEKMKRVAQRIAAEKERGRSVVAVISAMGKTTDELVNMARQVHQNPPRREMDLLLSVGEQISIALLSMALNDMGYPCISLLGHQAGIQTDGQFANAHIETVNKSRILKHLNEDKIVLVAGFQGISQDGEITTLGRGGSDLTAVALAAILEADRCEIYTDVDGIFTTDPRYFKKARLLPFISYSEMLELASEGAQVMQTRAVEVARKYHVPLVIRNSFKQNSGTWIIGDETLEKVAITGIAFDKQVDQIRIKDYSKDPKNFLTIFGKLAQENINIKIIVQGASSNGNTSISFLVSSDQLGGVKRVLDELQSRRKNFFYEVDTDVSKIAVVGSGIASTPGTAYRVFQTLLENQIPILSISTSEIKIACVVPEGLAETAVAVLHDEFGLEDIQRRKIA; encoded by the coding sequence CGTTGGCGACATCGAAAAAATGAAACGGGTTGCCCAACGAATTGCCGCTGAAAAAGAGCGCGGCAGAAGCGTTGTGGCCGTCATCTCGGCCATGGGCAAAACAACCGATGAATTGGTAAACATGGCACGCCAGGTACACCAAAACCCGCCGCGCCGGGAAATGGACCTGCTGCTCTCGGTAGGTGAACAAATCTCCATTGCCCTCCTGAGTATGGCGTTGAACGACATGGGGTATCCCTGTATTTCCCTTTTGGGACACCAGGCAGGCATTCAAACGGACGGGCAATTTGCCAATGCGCACATTGAGACCGTCAACAAAAGCCGTATTTTAAAGCACTTAAATGAAGATAAAATTGTTCTGGTGGCGGGATTTCAAGGCATAAGCCAGGACGGCGAGATTACCACTCTCGGACGCGGCGGTTCCGACCTGACAGCGGTGGCTCTTGCCGCCATTTTGGAAGCCGATCGCTGCGAAATCTACACCGATGTGGATGGCATTTTCACAACCGATCCGCGGTATTTTAAGAAGGCCCGGCTGCTTCCCTTTATTTCCTACTCCGAAATGCTGGAACTGGCCTCCGAGGGAGCTCAGGTGATGCAGACCCGCGCCGTGGAAGTTGCCAGAAAATATCACGTGCCACTGGTTATCCGCAATTCATTTAAGCAAAATTCGGGAACATGGATCATAGGAGATGAAACATTGGAAAAGGTTGCCATTACCGGAATAGCCTTCGACAAGCAGGTGGATCAAATTCGGATAAAGGACTATTCCAAAGACCCCAAAAATTTTCTCACGATTTTTGGGAAATTAGCCCAGGAAAACATCAATATCAAAATCATTGTTCAGGGAGCCAGCTCTAACGGAAACACCTCCATCAGTTTCCTTGTTTCAAGTGACCAATTGGGTGGAGTTAAACGCGTCCTGGATGAACTTCAGAGCCGGCGCAAAAATTTCTTTTACGAGGTGGATACGGATGTCTCTAAAATCGCCGTGGTGGGTTCAGGAATCGCCAGTACCCCCGGCACGGCCTATCGGGTTTTTCAGACGTTGTTGGAAAATCAAATTCCGATCCTCTCAATTAGTACGTCTGAAATTAAAATTGCCTGCGTGGTTCCCGAGGGCCTGGCTGAAACAGCCGTAGCCGTACTCCACGACGAATTCGGACTTGAAGATATTCAAAGGAGGAAAATTGCCTGA